TGGTGATCCCGCGCTCGCGCTCGAGGTCCATCGCGTCGAGCATCTGGTCGTGCATCTCCCGGTCGGGCACCGCCCCTGTCCGCTCGAGCAGCCGGTCCGAGAGGGTGGTCTTCCCGTGGTCGATGTGCGCGATGATGCTGAAATTCCGGATGCGCTGGGATTTCATGAACGCTCTGCCGGCGACTTCGCGCCGGACAGCCGGTCAGTATAGCAGACGGCGCGGAGCGGCCGGGACGATCAGTACCCCATGGCGTGGTACCCGGCGTCCACGTAGAGGGTGGTGCCGGTGATCCCGGACGCGAGGGGGCTAGAGAGGAAGAGCGCGGCGTCGCCCACCTCGGTCGCCTCGATGTTCCTTCCGAGGGGGGCGTACTTCCGGTGGTGGGTCGCGAGCAGGTTGAACCCGGTGATCCCGCGGGCCGAAAGGGTGGGCACCGGCCCCGCCGAGATCACGTTCACCCGGATGTTGAGCGGCCCCAGCTCGAACGCCAGGTGGCGCGCCGCCTGCTCGAGGGCGGCCTTGGCCGTCCCCATCACGTTGTAGTTCGGGAAGACGCGCTCGCTCCCCAGGAAGGAGAGGGCCAGGATGCTCCCGCCGTCCTTGTCCATCAGCCGCGAGGCGCGATTCGCCAGCGCCACCAGCGAGTAGGCGGACACGTCGAGGGCGATCCGCCACCCCTCGCGGCTCGTCTTCTTGAACTCTCCCTCGAGCTCCTCGCGTCGCGCGAACGCGATGGAGTGGACCAGGATGTCGAGCTTCCCGAACTGACCCTTGAGCTGGGCGAACACGCCGTCCATCTGGTCCTCGCTCATGACGTCGCAGGCCATGACGAGGGATCCCGGAATCCTGGAGGCGAGGGCGGTGACGTTCTCCTGGAGGCGCTCGCCCTGATACGTGAGGGCGAGGCGGGCCCCGGCCTTCGACAGGGCGGACGCGATGGCCCAGCCGAGCGAGCGCTGGTTGGCCACGCCCATGACGAGCGCGGTCTTTCCCTTCAGGTCGATGGCGCGCATGGTCCACCTCCTTCCCCGACGGTCCCGCGGTGGAAGTGGGCGCTAGATTAGGGGAAGGACGCCGGTCTTGCAACGGCGCGGCCCCGCCGCGGGCTCACAGCCTCAGGTTCGGGTCGGCGTTGAGATCGAGTCCGGCGCGCTCGCCGCGATCGAGGTGCAGGAACCCCGCGGCCGCGATCATCGCAGCGTTGTCGGTGGTGTATTCGGGCGAGGGCATGAACACGGACAGGCCGCGCTCGCCCGCCGTCTCCCGGAACGCCCGCCTGAGCCTCCGGTTGCAGGCGACGCCCCCCGCGAGCAGGACCGTCCGCACGTCCTCGCGCCGGCAGGCGCGGAGCGTCGTGTCGACGAGGGCTTCCACCGCGGCGCGCTGGAACGACGCCACCACGTCGCGCACGCGCGGAGAGGCCTCGCCGCCGGTCGCCGCCGGCCGCGCCAGTCCCTCGCGCTGCGCGAGGCGGCGGACCGCGGTCTTGAGCCCGCTGAACGAGAAATCGAGCGAGCGATCCTTCATCACGGCCTTCGGGAACGGGACCGCCCTCTCGTCGGCTCCTTCCGAGAGGCGATCGATGACCGGGCCGCCGGGGTAGCCGAGCCCCAGGAGCTTCGCGACCTTGTCGAACGCCTCGCCCGCCGCGTCGTCGCGGGTGCGGGCGAGCAGGCGGTAGACCCCTTCCTCGGGGCAGAGATAGAGCGAGGTGTGTCCTCCGGACACGACCAGCGCGACCGCGGGCAGCGGGATGTCCGGGTGCTCGATGAACGGGGAGCGGATGTGCCCCTCGAGGTGGTTCACGGCGAGCGCGGGGATCCCGCGCTGCCACGCGATCGCCTTCGCGGCGCACAGGCCCACGAGGAGCGAGCCGACGAGCCCGGGTCCCGACGTCACCGCGACCGCGTCGATCCCCTCGATCCCCCCCCGCGACCTCGAGCGCCTCGGCCACGATCGGGCCGATCGCCTCCACGTGGTGGCGCGAGGCCAGCTCGGGCACCACCCCGCCGTACTTCCGGTGGACGTCCACCTGGGATGCCACGACCGACGAGAGGACGCGGCAACGGTCCTCGACGACCGCGGCGGCGGTCTCGTCGCACGAGGTCTCGATGCCCAGGATGCGGGGCATGGGGACTAGACCCCGCCGAACAGGGCGGGCAGCGACGCCGCGTACGGCGTGCGCGCGATCCCGCGCTCGGTGACGATGGCGGTCACGAAGCGGGCGGGGGTGACGTCGAACGCGGGATTCCGCACCGCGACGCCCACCGGCGCGAGCTGCACGCCGAAGAGCTCCACGACCTCCTTGGGGTCGCGCTCCTCGATCGGGATGTGGTCGCCGTCGGGGCAGGCGAGGTCGACGGACGAGAGCGGGGCCGCGACGTAGAACGGCACGTCGTTCGCCGACGCGAGCACGGCCACCGAATAGGTCCCGATCTTGTTGGCGACGTCGCCGTTCGCCGCGATCCGGTCGGCCCCGACCACCACGAGGTCGACCTCCCCACGGTGCAGGAAGCTTCCCGCCATGTTGTCGGTGATCAGGACGGTCTCGATCCCGTCCTTCATCAGCTCCCAGGCGGTGAGACGGGCCCCCTGGAGGTACGGCCGCGTCTCGTCGGCGAGCACCCGTACCTTCTTCCCCGCCTCCACCGCGGCCCGCACGACCCCGAGGGCGGTGCCGTAGCCGGCGGTGGCGAGCCCCCCCGCGTTGCAGTGGGTCAGGATCCTCGCGACGTCGGGCACGAGGGCCGCGCCGTGGCGCCCGATGGCCCTGCACGCCGCGAGGTCCTCGTCGCGGATGCGGCGCGCCTCGTCCTCGAGCAGCAGCGCGACCTCGGGGACCGAACGC
This is a stretch of genomic DNA from Terriglobia bacterium. It encodes these proteins:
- a CDS encoding enoyl-ACP reductase; the protein is MRAIDLKGKTALVMGVANQRSLGWAIASALSKAGARLALTYQGERLQENVTALASRIPGSLVMACDVMSEDQMDGVFAQLKGQFGKLDILVHSIAFARREELEGEFKKTSREGWRIALDVSAYSLVALANRASRLMDKDGGSILALSFLGSERVFPNYNVMGTAKAALEQAARHLAFELGPLNIRVNVISAGPVPTLSARGITGFNLLATHHRKYAPLGRNIEATEVGDAALFLSSPLASGITGTTLYVDAGYHAMGY
- the mtnA gene encoding S-methyl-5-thioribose-1-phosphate isomerase translates to MKVGGTHYRSIWAEADATVLVIDQTVLPHVFRTARLGTAAEAAAAIRTMVVRGAPAIGVVAAFGLALGASAASDLEPSAFDRRMAEVYRLMGATRPTAVNLSWAIDRMKGAATRARAEGRSVPEVALLLEDEARRIRDEDLAACRAIGRHGAALVPDVARILTHCNAGGLATAGYGTALGVVRAAVEAGKKVRVLADETRPYLQGARLTAWELMKDGIETVLITDNMAGSFLHRGEVDLVVVGADRIAANGDVANKIGTYSVAVLASANDVPFYVAAPLSSVDLACPDGDHIPIEERDPKEVVELFGVQLAPVGVAVRNPAFDVTPARFVTAIVTERGIARTPYAASLPALFGGV